One genomic region from Candidatus Scalindua japonica encodes:
- a CDS encoding CRISPR-associated endonuclease Cas3'' translates to MFSLFNVDLKGIKAFAHSKKDCLKEQFHIHCDKTLSHFDDIIDTYEIESIFYQLLTDIDEDDSVDIEKLLKIMREFVIFHDIGKLTPEFQAKLDGEKNKTTHSDKSFFVLVYAVLKLKKTDNINNKEFIILFLLLYSVYKHHGRLNDILDDIQNFSYRVDSNVLVDILKQLNEAPNDDILEIMSARGFWQKWNDRGTRELVRKLSKDSLSFFVLVKMFHSCLISSDYFATMEYKTGQKPNYDTLNNVLNEEISKNFHETDEFEINLEKEINFNVNINKERNSLRNTNIDDLKWSDNLERKETLNKMRSILNVITEDNIEDILKEQSDSRTFFLHIPTGGGKTNISLRLALKIMEKREIKKIFYVFPFINLIEQSYEALGKFIGLGNMARLDSRFIDSSDNEEKYQDDNTVFANYVENLFFNKPVLFMSHVKFFDLFFRNDKNSNYNFYQLANSVVIIDEIQAYKDTVWTEVAHIFNIIGRFLNTHFIVMSATLPRLDILSNSLFHQIIPEDTSSKVFKHEVFKRTKIIPDKKLKINDSKDKNKFNKLVNRIKKLDKKTRFLSF, encoded by the coding sequence ATGTTCAGTTTATTTAATGTAGATTTAAAAGGTATTAAAGCGTTTGCTCATTCAAAGAAAGATTGCCTTAAGGAGCAGTTCCACATACATTGTGATAAAACATTGTCCCACTTTGACGACATAATAGACACTTATGAAATTGAGAGCATCTTCTACCAGCTACTAACAGATATCGATGAGGACGATAGTGTTGACATCGAAAAGCTTTTAAAGATTATGCGGGAATTTGTGATTTTTCATGATATTGGCAAATTAACTCCTGAATTTCAGGCAAAACTGGATGGTGAAAAGAATAAGACAACGCATAGTGATAAAAGTTTTTTTGTTTTGGTATATGCGGTTCTGAAATTGAAAAAAACTGATAATATCAACAACAAAGAGTTCATAATACTTTTCCTTCTTCTCTATTCAGTATACAAACATCATGGCAGGTTAAATGATATACTTGATGACATTCAAAACTTTTCATACAGGGTTGATAGTAACGTTTTGGTTGACATTCTTAAACAACTTAATGAAGCGCCGAATGACGATATTCTTGAAATAATGTCGGCAAGAGGATTCTGGCAAAAATGGAACGATCGCGGCACAAGAGAGCTTGTAAGAAAGCTATCGAAAGACTCCCTGTCATTCTTTGTCCTTGTAAAGATGTTTCACTCCTGCCTGATTTCATCTGACTATTTTGCAACAATGGAATATAAGACAGGACAAAAACCTAATTACGACACTCTTAATAATGTATTAAATGAAGAAATTTCTAAAAATTTCCATGAAACTGACGAATTTGAAATTAATCTAGAAAAGGAAATAAATTTTAATGTAAATATTAATAAAGAGAGAAATAGTCTCAGGAATACAAATATTGATGATCTTAAATGGTCTGATAATCTGGAGCGGAAAGAAACGCTCAACAAGATGCGTTCAATTTTAAATGTTATTACGGAAGACAATATTGAGGATATCCTGAAAGAGCAATCCGATAGTAGAACGTTTTTTCTCCACATACCTACGGGTGGAGGTAAAACAAATATTTCACTACGTTTAGCATTAAAGATTATGGAAAAGAGGGAGATAAAAAAGATATTCTATGTTTTTCCTTTTATTAATTTGATTGAACAAAGCTATGAAGCACTTGGAAAGTTTATAGGTTTGGGAAATATGGCCCGTCTGGATTCGAGATTTATCGATTCTTCAGACAATGAAGAGAAGTATCAGGACGACAATACAGTATTTGCAAATTATGTTGAAAATCTGTTTTTCAACAAACCTGTTCTTTTCATGAGCCATGTAAAATTCTTTGATCTTTTCTTCAGGAATGACAAAAACTCCAATTATAACTTTTATCAATTGGCCAATAGTGTTGTCATAATAGATGAAATCCAGGCATATAAAGATACTGTATGGACAGAAGTCGCTCATATTTTTAACATAATAGGTAGATTTCTTAATACCCATTTTATCGTAATGAGCGCAACGCTTCCAAGGCTGGATATACTTTCGAATTCATTATTTCATCAAATAATACCTGAAGACACATCCAGCAAAGTATTCAAACATGAGGTGTTTAAAAGGACAAAAATAATACCTGACAAAAAACTAAAAATCAATGATTCAAAGGATAAAAACAAATTCAACAAATTGGTAAACCGGATAAAAAAACTTGATAAAAAAACAAGATTCTTGTCGTTCTGA
- the cas4 gene encoding CRISPR-associated protein Cas4 — protein MYDLARVTGSILQAFVICPRQAWLMSRNISGNQYNEFIAIGRLLSGETYKRDKKEIMIGGNKIDVIRQKNGIINLIETKKSSRMLEASQMQLLLYLYNFSKKGQTIKGEIRVPKEKKVIPVELSDERIVEVENLISEIKCMLQKESTPAKVWIKFCKTCSYLEFCWS, from the coding sequence TTGTATGACTTGGCAAGAGTAACAGGTTCAATTTTGCAGGCATTTGTTATCTGCCCGAGACAGGCATGGCTTATGTCAAGGAATATATCCGGCAATCAGTATAATGAATTTATCGCAATCGGCCGTTTGCTTTCAGGTGAAACATACAAAAGGGACAAGAAAGAGATAATGATAGGCGGTAACAAAATTGACGTCATCAGACAGAAAAATGGCATTATCAATCTGATTGAAACTAAAAAGAGTTCCCGGATGCTCGAAGCGTCACAGATGCAACTGCTCTTATATCTCTATAATTTCTCAAAAAAAGGCCAAACCATCAAAGGTGAAATCAGAGTACCAAAAGAAAAAAAGGTGATTCCTGTGGAATTATCAGATGAACGCATTGTTGAGGTGGAAAATTTGATATCAGAAATTAAGTGTATGCTTCAAAAGGAATCTACGCCTGCTAAAGTATGGATTAAGTTTTGTAAAACATGTTCCTATCTGGAATTCTGCTGGTCATAA
- the cas1b gene encoding type I-B CRISPR-associated endonuclease Cas1b has product MKETIYIFSNGRLKRKDNTLFFETEDGNKKFIPVENTKEIFMFGENDLNSKVLNFLSQNEIVLSYFNYFGYYAGSFYPREHYNSGFMILKQADHYTDETKRKFIAKRFIEGAVKNCLKILKYYERRGKDLIQHIDDIEETLAKLEEQESIEKAMAIEGQIKQIYYNTFNNIIDNPEFSFERRTKRPPRDYLNTLISFSNSMIYTYVLSEIYQTHLDPRIGFLHTTNFRRFTLNLDVAEIFKPVIGDRTIFSVINKKIITENDFERQLNGILLKDTARKKFIQYMEERLKQTIKHSGLKKQVSYRRLMRLELYKLEKHLMGEDQYKPFVMEW; this is encoded by the coding sequence ATGAAAGAAACCATATATATATTTTCAAACGGACGCCTTAAACGGAAAGACAACACTCTTTTCTTTGAAACCGAAGATGGGAATAAGAAATTTATTCCTGTTGAAAATACAAAAGAGATCTTTATGTTCGGTGAGAACGACCTGAACTCTAAGGTACTCAACTTTCTCTCTCAAAACGAAATAGTCCTCTCATACTTCAATTACTTCGGCTACTACGCGGGTAGCTTTTACCCCAGGGAGCATTATAACTCAGGCTTTATGATACTCAAACAGGCAGACCATTATACCGATGAAACGAAGAGGAAGTTTATCGCTAAGAGATTTATTGAAGGTGCCGTGAAAAACTGTCTGAAAATCCTGAAATATTATGAAAGGAGGGGAAAAGACCTGATACAACATATTGACGATATAGAAGAGACTCTTGCTAAACTTGAAGAACAGGAAAGTATTGAGAAGGCGATGGCAATCGAGGGTCAGATAAAGCAGATATACTACAACACTTTTAATAATATTATTGACAATCCTGAGTTCTCCTTTGAAAGGCGGACAAAAAGACCACCCAGGGACTATTTGAACACGTTGATAAGTTTTTCAAATTCAATGATATATACCTATGTGCTTTCAGAGATATACCAGACTCATCTTGATCCGCGTATTGGCTTTCTACATACAACCAACTTCAGACGGTTTACACTCAATCTTGACGTGGCCGAGATATTTAAACCTGTTATCGGCGACAGGACAATCTTCTCGGTAATTAACAAGAAGATCATTACGGAGAACGATTTTGAAAGACAGTTGAATGGGATATTGCTGAAAGACACCGCCAGGAAAAAATTTATTCAATATATGGAAGAGCGCCTTAAACAGACAATTAAACACTCCGGCCTGAAGAAGCAGGTAAGCTATAGAAGGCTCATGAGGCTGGAACTTTATAAACTGGAGAAACATCTCATGGGTGAGGATCAATACAAACCCTTTGTTATGGAGTGGTAA
- the cas2 gene encoding CRISPR-associated endonuclease Cas2: MFVILYYDVNSKRCGKMLKTCRKHLQWVQNSVFEGEMSDAGYEKMILELRKIIKVDSEDSIVVYKFRHMKYYDRCVYGTDKKEDIKFI, from the coding sequence ATGTTTGTAATTCTTTATTATGATGTTAATAGTAAGCGCTGTGGAAAAATGCTTAAGACCTGCAGGAAACATCTCCAGTGGGTACAGAACTCGGTTTTTGAAGGTGAAATGTCTGATGCCGGATATGAAAAAATGATTTTAGAGTTGAGAAAAATTATTAAAGTAGATAGCGAAGACTCAATTGTTGTTTATAAATTCAGGCACATGAAGTACTACGACAGATGTGTCTATGGTACGGATAAAAAAGAGGATATTAAATTCATCTAA
- a CDS encoding P-II family nitrogen regulator: MKLIKVILKPEKTMDLKDLLTNLGYHGITTKHTFGYGEDKKIVKQIYRGKVYEQRTDAVKREELEFVVADYRVKSVIDSIRSVTKTDEGGDGRVYVLPIEQSIHIHTGDRHIGDSTETGFYGDI; encoded by the coding sequence ATGAAACTTATTAAAGTAATATTGAAACCTGAAAAGACAATGGACTTGAAAGACTTACTGACAAATTTAGGATATCACGGGATTACAACAAAACACACTTTTGGATATGGAGAAGACAAGAAAATAGTTAAACAGATATATCGGGGAAAAGTGTATGAGCAAAGGACTGATGCGGTAAAAAGAGAAGAACTGGAATTTGTCGTGGCCGATTATAGAGTAAAAAGTGTTATAGACTCTATCAGGAGTGTTACAAAAACTGATGAGGGTGGAGATGGGAGAGTATATGTCCTCCCAATAGAACAGTCGATCCACATTCATACAGGTGACAGACATATAGGCGATTCCACTGAGACAGGTTTTTACGGTGATATATGA
- a CDS encoding P-II family nitrogen regulator — protein MKLIRAIVRPEKALELKDLLSGSGYHGISTTDCHGYGESKKIVKQVYRGKVYEQRADAVKRIEVELVVPDDKVDNVIRTIRNVAVTNHGADGRIYVFGMSDSVHIHSGGKHMGDYSEKELKDEF, from the coding sequence ATGAAACTTATTAGAGCTATTGTAAGACCAGAAAAGGCATTGGAACTGAAAGACCTTTTGTCAGGCTCAGGGTATCATGGGATTTCAACTACAGATTGCCATGGTTATGGTGAAAGTAAAAAAATAGTTAAGCAGGTATATCGTGGAAAAGTTTATGAACAGAGAGCAGATGCGGTCAAAAGAATAGAAGTTGAATTAGTTGTACCGGATGATAAAGTCGACAATGTTATAAGGACAATTAGAAACGTTGCCGTAACCAATCATGGCGCTGACGGGCGTATATACGTATTTGGAATGAGTGATTCAGTTCATATTCATTCAGGTGGAAAACATATGGGTGATTACAGTGAAAAGGAGTTGAAAGATGAATTTTGA
- a CDS encoding hemerythrin domain-containing protein, with product MGATVDDFTTIHRVAEDLLEQINSTSGQQRVDKLNSLKEALLAHVGEENSVIQKAMEKPDADSSFKSSAQNFLDELGNIAQAALIPFFDKYSSCDSVDSKEFMGDFGGIKGAVLDRISFEEEHFYPELERHGY from the coding sequence ATGGGGGCAACTGTAGACGACTTTACAACAATTCACAGGGTAGCAGAAGATTTATTAGAACAAATTAATTCGACGAGTGGACAACAGAGAGTTGATAAACTTAATAGCCTGAAGGAGGCTTTACTGGCACATGTTGGGGAAGAGAACAGTGTAATACAGAAAGCAATGGAAAAACCCGATGCGGATAGTTCTTTTAAATCGTCAGCGCAAAACTTTCTGGATGAACTTGGCAATATTGCTCAGGCAGCGTTAATACCGTTTTTTGATAAATACTCTTCGTGTGATTCTGTTGATAGTAAAGAGTTTATGGGCGATTTTGGAGGTATAAAAGGTGCGGTTTTAGACAGAATATCCTTTGAAGAAGAACATTTCTATCCGGAACTTGAGAGGCATGGCTATTGA
- a CDS encoding DUF1326 domain-containing protein has product MVLNKKYLWIGIFVSLFLLSLSGKVFAGTSWSIKGEYFEGCTCNPGCPCLFGSEPTHNRTCKITGVFNIHTGHYGQNILDGQTVIGITDLTAGPDENWIVFYINGDGSTSVRNKVLLDIFQHHVFGFTSVPSERTTVKYLPVHVESSAWRKKAVVEDNLILDVELLKGTGDPDKPTQIVNKSFPVWADEFDTTLNMGKASTHRYQDVGHKWNYDGRSGFSTNFHFEDNE; this is encoded by the coding sequence ATGGTTCTAAATAAAAAATATTTATGGATAGGCATCTTTGTTTCATTATTCCTTTTAAGTTTAAGTGGCAAAGTCTTTGCTGGTACTTCCTGGTCTATTAAGGGTGAGTACTTTGAGGGGTGTACATGTAATCCCGGCTGTCCATGCCTTTTTGGTAGTGAACCCACGCACAATAGAACATGTAAGATAACCGGTGTATTTAATATTCATACAGGGCACTATGGACAGAATATATTAGATGGTCAGACTGTAATCGGGATTACCGATTTGACTGCCGGGCCGGATGAGAATTGGATCGTGTTTTATATTAATGGAGACGGATCTACAAGTGTCAGAAACAAGGTATTATTAGATATCTTTCAACATCATGTCTTTGGTTTTACCAGTGTCCCGTCAGAGAGGACCACTGTAAAGTATCTGCCTGTTCATGTGGAGTCATCTGCGTGGCGTAAGAAGGCAGTGGTAGAAGATAACCTGATTCTGGATGTGGAATTGTTAAAGGGCACGGGAGATCCTGACAAACCGACACAGATTGTTAATAAGAGCTTCCCGGTCTGGGCGGATGAGTTTGATACAACACTTAATATGGGAAAGGCCTCTACGCATAGGTACCAGGATGTTGGCCATAAGTGGAATTATGATGGAAGAAGTGGCTTTTCAACAAACTTTCACTTTGAAGACAATGAATAA
- the hutH gene encoding histidine ammonia-lyase translates to MKNIIINGEGLTVSQVESVVRGKVKISLGKEVRKRVNSAQRIIQKAIDEKKVIYGVTTGFGALSGKLISKDNRKQLQKNIVLSHSAGVGSYFDEEIVRGVMLLRINDCAKGHSCIRFETLQTLVEMLNKGVHPVIPEKGSVGASGDLAPLAHLALVLIGEGKAVFEDKVLSGRKAMKSAGIELRELEAGEGLALINGTQVMTGIGSIVVADAVKLLKSAEIAAGMSLEVLRGSNIELNERIHNVRPHKGQRISADNLRRITENSDIISSHEDCSRVQDAYSIRCCPQVHGASIDTLNYVKNVIETEMNSATGNPLIFHDTNVVYNNGGNFHGQPVALAMDFLAIALSEIADISERRIERLVNPLLSGLPAFLVDEPGLNSGLMIAQYTAASLVSENKVLAHPASVDSIPTSANKEDHVSMGTIAARKCRQVLFNTENVIAIELLCVAQALDLFTNLKAGSGSICAYREIRKHVPHLKEDRIISDDIKIVHNLVRDGIIVSSVEKKTGALSL, encoded by the coding sequence ATGAAAAATATAATTATCAATGGTGAGGGTCTGACAGTTTCACAGGTAGAGAGTGTCGTTAGAGGTAAAGTAAAGATATCTCTTGGTAAAGAAGTGAGAAAAAGAGTGAACTCTGCGCAAAGAATTATCCAGAAAGCTATAGATGAAAAAAAGGTGATTTACGGTGTGACAACAGGATTTGGGGCATTGAGTGGGAAGTTAATTTCTAAAGACAACAGAAAACAGTTGCAGAAAAATATTGTTTTAAGCCATTCTGCCGGTGTGGGTAGTTATTTTGATGAAGAGATTGTCCGTGGTGTAATGCTGCTGAGAATAAATGACTGTGCGAAAGGCCATTCATGTATCAGGTTTGAGACACTACAGACATTAGTGGAAATGTTGAATAAAGGGGTACATCCGGTTATTCCTGAAAAGGGTTCTGTAGGGGCGAGTGGCGATTTAGCGCCATTGGCACATCTGGCATTGGTATTAATTGGAGAAGGTAAGGCTGTTTTTGAAGATAAAGTGCTATCTGGCAGAAAAGCGATGAAGAGTGCGGGAATTGAGTTGCGCGAGCTTGAGGCTGGTGAAGGGTTGGCGCTGATTAATGGAACTCAGGTGATGACCGGTATTGGGTCAATTGTGGTTGCAGATGCTGTCAAATTACTGAAAAGCGCAGAGATAGCTGCGGGAATGAGCCTGGAGGTGTTGCGGGGTTCGAATATAGAATTAAACGAGAGAATTCATAATGTAAGGCCGCATAAGGGACAGAGAATCAGCGCAGATAATTTAAGAAGAATAACAGAGAATAGTGATATAATCTCCTCCCACGAGGATTGTTCAAGAGTACAGGATGCGTATTCGATAAGATGTTGCCCACAAGTACACGGCGCTTCCATAGACACTTTGAACTATGTCAAGAATGTAATAGAGACCGAAATGAATTCTGCAACGGGTAATCCGTTGATTTTTCATGATACCAATGTGGTGTATAATAACGGTGGTAATTTTCATGGTCAACCTGTCGCTCTGGCAATGGATTTTCTTGCAATTGCACTATCTGAGATTGCTGACATATCAGAAAGGAGAATAGAGAGACTTGTGAATCCTCTCCTGAGCGGATTACCGGCATTTCTGGTAGATGAACCCGGCCTTAATTCAGGTTTAATGATAGCACAATATACGGCTGCTTCACTGGTTTCAGAGAATAAGGTCCTGGCACACCCTGCCAGCGTTGATTCCATACCTACATCTGCCAATAAAGAGGATCATGTAAGTATGGGCACTATTGCGGCAAGGAAGTGTAGACAGGTGCTTTTCAATACAGAAAATGTAATTGCAATTGAATTGTTGTGTGTTGCCCAGGCTCTTGATCTCTTTACAAATCTCAAAGCCGGCAGCGGAAGCATTTGCGCTTACAGGGAAATAAGAAAACATGTTCCACATCTGAAAGAAGATAGAATTATTTCAGATGATATCAAAATAGTGCATAATCTGGTCAGAGATGGAATTATAGTTTCTTCGGTAGAAAAAAAGACCGGTGCGCTAAGTCTTTAG
- a CDS encoding thiolase domain-containing protein has product MYVTGIGRTKFGTLTESMPELIYQAMYNAINDSPIPIEEIGAVYVSNFIGGPSEKQLHLNSVVSSLLPELRLPIIRVETACASGSSALYQGIIALSRFENILIVGVEKMTGSTSAESSQNLGMAGDRTADQMQGLIFPAHYALVAQQHMKKYGTTHEDLELVAFKNHNNSRLNPLAHFNHKDVTLEMIKNAPVIASPLNLFDCSPISDGAAAVVISKNSNSDRDVKVTGSALATDHISLSHRKEHTSLEAAKVASTQAYELAGITPKDLDIVEVHDCFTINELVAMEDLGICNPGESKNWIREGRTSIKGDVPINTDGGLKADGHPIGATGLAQVFEVTTQLRGEAGERQVDGAEIGLTHNIGGVGGTAVVHILERRG; this is encoded by the coding sequence ATGTATGTTACTGGAATTGGGAGAACAAAGTTTGGGACTCTTACAGAGTCCATGCCGGAACTGATTTATCAGGCAATGTATAATGCCATTAATGATAGTCCGATTCCAATTGAAGAGATAGGTGCGGTTTACGTCAGTAATTTCATTGGAGGTCCTTCTGAGAAACAGTTGCATTTGAACTCAGTCGTTTCCAGTCTTCTTCCGGAACTTAGATTGCCGATTATACGTGTTGAAACGGCGTGTGCTTCCGGAAGCAGCGCTCTCTATCAGGGGATAATAGCTTTATCACGATTTGAAAACATTCTGATAGTAGGTGTTGAAAAAATGACTGGTTCCACATCTGCCGAAAGTTCTCAGAACCTTGGAATGGCGGGGGACCGGACAGCTGACCAGATGCAGGGTTTGATTTTTCCAGCGCATTATGCACTGGTTGCCCAACAACACATGAAGAAATACGGCACTACCCATGAAGACCTGGAGTTAGTCGCGTTTAAAAATCACAATAATTCCAGATTAAACCCCTTAGCTCATTTCAATCATAAAGATGTAACTCTCGAAATGATAAAGAACGCCCCTGTGATAGCCTCTCCTTTGAACCTGTTTGACTGTTCGCCTATTTCAGATGGAGCTGCAGCCGTTGTAATTTCAAAAAACAGCAATAGTGACAGGGATGTGAAAGTGACAGGTTCCGCTCTGGCAACAGATCATATCTCTCTGTCGCACCGAAAAGAACATACATCTCTTGAAGCTGCTAAGGTGGCCAGCACTCAGGCATACGAGCTGGCGGGAATTACTCCGAAAGACCTTGATATTGTGGAAGTGCATGACTGTTTCACGATCAATGAGCTTGTCGCTATGGAGGACCTGGGAATATGTAATCCGGGAGAGAGTAAAAATTGGATCCGGGAGGGGAGGACATCGATCAAAGGCGATGTTCCAATAAATACCGACGGAGGCTTAAAGGCAGACGGGCACCCAATAGGGGCAACAGGGCTTGCCCAGGTATTTGAAGTTACAACTCAGTTAAGAGGTGAAGCTGGAGAACGTCAGGTAGATGGGGCTGAGATCGGCCTTACACACAACATCGGCGGTGTTGGTGGAACGGCCGTAGTACATATTCTTGAAAGGAGGGGTTGA
- a CDS encoding 3-hydroxyacyl-CoA dehydrogenase family protein, producing MVYECEDCHKQWYYNVKKCIFCQGDVTELAPAKSTVRGFTKIEIPSPGHTRVPYCDLLLEDEYGNFEIRKSFADHELGDILAAEPKEAKKVAKERTVGIVGAGTMGGGIAQICAQTGYHVLMIDRHIETSKKALVKIDKALSKTTKDEVKHEIMGRIKATANLFEMEHSDLVIEVLTEDMELKKEVFRELDNECSKDTIFATNTSSLSVTGLSEVLEDPGRLVGLHFFNPVPRMKLVEIIKSKNTSDEAVEYAKEVAFELDKTPVITGDAPGFIVNRLLLVFLNEAMDKFADGTSTAEDIDKAVTLGLNHPMGPLALSDLIGLDVCKAILDVLYKGYKDHKYKPCKTLCEMVEKGNLGRKTGVGFYKY from the coding sequence ATGGTATACGAGTGTGAAGATTGTCATAAACAATGGTACTATAATGTAAAGAAGTGTATCTTCTGCCAGGGGGACGTTACGGAACTGGCACCGGCGAAGAGCACTGTCAGAGGATTTACGAAAATAGAGATCCCCTCACCCGGGCATACAAGAGTTCCTTATTGTGATCTTCTGCTGGAGGACGAATATGGGAATTTTGAAATACGAAAGTCTTTTGCAGATCATGAACTGGGAGATATTCTGGCGGCCGAGCCGAAAGAGGCTAAAAAGGTAGCTAAAGAGAGAACGGTTGGAATAGTAGGTGCGGGGACTATGGGTGGCGGTATCGCTCAGATTTGTGCTCAAACAGGATATCATGTTCTCATGATTGACAGACACATAGAGACGTCAAAGAAAGCTCTGGTAAAAATCGATAAGGCTCTTTCCAAAACAACAAAGGACGAAGTGAAACATGAGATTATGGGTAGGATTAAAGCTACTGCAAATCTGTTTGAAATGGAGCATTCGGATCTTGTCATAGAGGTCTTGACAGAGGATATGGAGCTTAAGAAAGAGGTTTTCAGGGAGCTCGACAATGAGTGTTCCAAAGATACAATCTTTGCGACCAATACATCATCGCTTTCAGTAACTGGGTTATCTGAGGTGCTTGAAGATCCCGGCAGGCTTGTTGGCCTTCATTTCTTCAATCCGGTTCCGAGAATGAAACTTGTTGAGATTATAAAGTCAAAAAACACATCTGATGAAGCAGTAGAATATGCTAAGGAGGTTGCGTTCGAACTGGATAAAACACCGGTGATTACGGGTGATGCGCCTGGTTTCATAGTAAATCGTCTTCTTCTGGTATTTCTGAATGAAGCGATGGATAAATTTGCTGATGGCACTTCAACTGCGGAGGACATTGATAAAGCGGTAACACTGGGACTTAATCATCCTATGGGGCCGTTAGCGTTATCAGACTTAATTGGTCTTGATGTCTGCAAAGCGATTCTGGATGTGTTGTACAAGGGCTACAAAGACCATAAATACAAACCATGTAAAACACTCTGCGAGATGGTTGAAAAAGGCAATCTTGGAAGAAAGACTGGGGTTGGATTTTATAAGTATTGA
- a CDS encoding response regulator, which yields MMTLLKRDKADYRILITDDDDDCRIGLNDIFEPEGYTTYLASCGREAVEIAKNKILHLLILDVHMPDFSGFETFEFIKEEKKIQIPCIFVSADTSKDLKFEAIEANAYTLISKPIKKEIIKYAVEQSLEKYYWK from the coding sequence ATGATGACACTATTAAAGCGAGATAAGGCGGATTACCGAATTTTAATAACGGATGATGACGACGATTGTCGTATCGGCCTGAACGATATTTTTGAGCCTGAAGGTTATACTACATACCTGGCTAGCTGTGGTAGAGAGGCCGTTGAGATTGCGAAGAATAAAATATTGCATTTGCTGATTTTGGATGTACATATGCCGGATTTCAGTGGGTTTGAGACGTTTGAATTCATTAAGGAGGAAAAGAAGATACAGATTCCCTGTATCTTTGTGTCCGCGGACACCTCTAAAGATTTAAAGTTTGAGGCAATTGAAGCGAATGCTTACACATTGATATCAAAGCCGATAAAAAAAGAGATAATTAAGTACGCTGTAGAACAATCACTTGAAAAGTATTATTGGAAATAG
- the groES gene encoding co-chaperone GroES, with the protein MKTKPLGEKILVKRFDAEEKTAGGIVLPDAAKEKPKEGKIIALGDGKLLDSGERATFQVKKGDRVVFTSYAGTEIDIDGEEYLLMSEDDILAIIE; encoded by the coding sequence ATGAAGACAAAACCGTTAGGAGAAAAGATTTTAGTTAAAAGATTTGATGCTGAAGAGAAGACTGCCGGAGGTATTGTATTGCCTGATGCAGCTAAAGAGAAACCAAAAGAGGGAAAAATTATTGCTCTGGGTGATGGAAAATTGTTGGATAGCGGTGAGAGAGCAACATTTCAGGTTAAAAAAGGTGATAGGGTCGTATTTACTTCTTACGCGGGAACTGAGATTGATATTGATGGTGAAGAGTACCTGTTAATGTCTGAAGATGATATCCTTGCAATCATTGAATAA